The following proteins are encoded in a genomic region of Enoplosus armatus isolate fEnoArm2 chromosome 11, fEnoArm2.hap1, whole genome shotgun sequence:
- the asb1 gene encoding ankyrin repeat and SOCS box protein 1, with the protein MADGPEADADDPPSVNFPPLITVSDLPSATAAGRNLKEWLQEQFCDKPLEQDDMRLHNAAYVGDLDTLRNLLQEDSFKGRINEKSVWCCGCLPCTPLRIAATAGHAACVSYLIAQGAEVDLVDVKGQTALYVAVVNGHLECVRILLEAGADPNGSRHHRSTPLYHAARVGRLDVLQELIRFNADVDMDHQLGPRLLLSARTLNTLVVCPLYISAAYHHLHCFRLLLQAGAQPDFNYTGPVCQEALTRGLASCLLDAVLRHGCEVAFIHLLLDHGANPALVPWDESELESPNRRKVDPEALKVFLEARRYPRRLTHLCRIRIRRTMGKNRLNHIPSLPLPQPIKNFLLHQH; encoded by the exons ATGGCGGACGGTCCAGAGGCTGATGCCGACGACCCGCCCAGTGTCAATTTCCCTCCGCTCATCACCGTCTCCGATCTGCCCAGCGCCACCGCTGCAG GCCGTAACCTGAAGGAATGGCTCCAGGAGCAGTTCTGCGACAAACCTCTGGAGCAGGACGACATGCGGCTCCACAACGCAGCCTACGTCGGAGATCTGGACACCCTGAGGAACCTGCTGCAGGAAGACAGCTTCAAAGG GCGAATCAATGAGAAGTCCGTGTGGTGTTGTGGCTGTCTGCCCTGCACCCCTCTGCGGATCGCAGCCACAGCAGGACACGCTGCCTGCGTGTCCTACCTGATCGCCCAGGGGGCCGAGGTGGACCTTGTTGATGTAAAAGGTCAAACGGCCCTCTACGTAGCCGTGGTGAACGGTCACCTGGAGTGCGTCCGGATCCTCCTCGAAGCCGGAGCAGATCCCAACGGAAGTCGCCACCACCGCAGCACCCCGCTGTACCATGCTGCACGGGTGGGGAGGCTGGACGTACTGCAGGAGCTCATCAG GTTCAATGCTGACGTAGACATGGACCACCAGCTGGGTCCCCGGCTCCTCTTAAGTGCTCGCACCCTCAACACTCTGGTGGTGTGTCCTCTCTACATCAGCGCCGCctaccaccacctccactgttTCCGGCTGCTGCTCCAGGCCGGCGCTCAGCCGGATTTCAACTACACAGGGCCGGTCTGCCAAGAGGCTCTGACCCGCGGCCTGGCCTCCTGCCTGCTGGATGCTGTGCTGCGACATGGGTGTGAGGTGGCCTTCATCCACCTGTTGCTGGACCACGGGGCCAACCCGGCCCTCGTGCCCTGGGACGAGTCAGAGCTGGAGTCTCCAAATCGGAGGAAGGTGGATCCGGAGGCGCTCAAGGTCTTCCTGGAGGCGAGGA gaTACCCTCGAAGGCTGACACACTTGTGTCGCATCAGGATCCGCAGAACCATGGGCAAAAATCGGCTAAACCATATACCCTCGTTACCGCTACCACAACCTATCAAGAACTTCCTGCTTCACCAACACTGA
- the traf3ip1 gene encoding TRAF3-interacting protein 1, translated as MNGVVVKKTQDTLGKVIKKPPLTEKLLTKPPFRYLHDIFSEVIRVTGFMKGLYGENEMKSDNVKDKDSKIVFLQKAVDVVMLVSGEPLAAKPARIVAGHEPEKTNELLQVMAKCCLNKMSSDDAVKRVLAGEKVDMKNKASTSRSQDKENREGRERHLDREEKKKITERSGSRDQKDPDQPKEQESRHRDGEKEHHRDRERSDKHHRGEQDHHAKDKSRDRERDKDKDKGRVKDRDKEKDKERDRERDKDKERDKDREKTRDRDSHRDRERDKDKRRDKDKERERHKQGEERNKSGESGNNKVRVSEEPQQKPSSEEPSKTAKPVPAEPQPAEEPAEAVENQSDSPARIPRPSSAKGQRRRPKIGGQDESDSEGDGDAQLAQRPALHENGDTAESSVPSDMASSSRRIPRPSSARPAPPRVKRQESYTDVTPAERLSSAKPSAPVIMDGKRLSEDEEDEDEQFVVEEAVPPPSDAPGMEVEPAQELNSEDKHGGLVKKILETKKDYELSPSSPKSKELNVVSEAARKKERDIVTREIERLRSSIQTVCRSTLPLGKIMDYIQEDMDAMQAELHTWRRENKEHVQALLQEQRATDRAVEPLKVELAELEQLIKDQQDKICAVRSNILKNEEKIQKMVTGINFSSRT; from the exons ATGAACGGGGTAGTGGTAAAAAAGACCCAGGACACGCTGGGCAAGGTGATAAAGAAACCGCCTCTCACGGAGAAACTGCTAACCAAGCCGCCGTTTCGATACCTACACGACATCTTCAGTGAG GTCATCAGGGTCACTGGTTTTATGAAAGGCCTGtatggagaaaatgaaatgaagtctGATAATGTTAAG gATAAGGACTCCAAGATAGTCTTCCTCCAGAAAGCGGTAGATGTCGTGATGCTGGTGAGTGGCGAGCCCCTGGCGGCAAAGCCAGCACGCATCGTGGCCGGCCATGAGCCTGAGAAGACCaatgagctgctgcaggtcaTGGCCAAGTGCTGCCTCAACAAG ATGTCCAGTGATGATGCAGTGAAGCGAGTGCTTGCAGGAGAAAAGGTGGACATGAAGAACAAAGCCAGCACCTCCAGGTCCCAGGACAAGGAAAACAGGGAGGGACGTGAACGTCATCTGGATAGAGAG gagaagaaaaagatcaCAGAGCGCAGCGGGAGCCGGGACCAGAAGGACCCAGACCAGCCCAAAGAGCAGGAGAGCCGACACAGAGATGGGGAGAAAGAGCACCACCGTGACAGGGAGCGCTCTGACAAGCACCACCGCGGTGAACAGGACCACCACGCCAAAGACAAGAGCCGCGACCGGGAGCGGGACAAGGATAAAGACAAAGGACGAGTCAAAGACCGGGACAAGGAgaaggacaaagagagggaTCGAGAAAGGGacaaagacaaggagagagacaaagacagagaaaagacaagagatAGGGATTCCCACAGAGACCGGGAAAGAGACAAGGACAAAcgaagagacaaagacaaagagagagagcgacacaaacagggggaagagaggaacaAAAGTGGAGAGAGTGGCAATAACAAG GTCAGAGTATCAGAGGAACCACAGCAGAAACCCAGCTCTGAAGAGCCCAGCAAAACAGCCAAACCCGTGCCAGCA GAACCTCAACCAGCTGAAGAG CCTGCAGAAGCAGTTGAGAACCAG TCTGATAGTCCAGCTAGAATACCTCGGCCTTCATCTGCCAAAGGGCAGAGGCGGAGACCCAAAATTGGAGGGCAAG ATGAGTCTGACAGCGAGGGAG ACGGAGATGCTCAGTTAGCCCAGAGACCTGCCCTCCACGAAAATGGAGACACTGCAGAATCCTCAGTGCCATCCGACATGGCCTCCAG CAGCAGGCGAATACCACGGCCTAGCAGTGCTCGCCCAGCACCTCCTAGAGTCAAGAGACAGGAGAGTTACACTGATGTGACCCCAGCTGAGAG acTTTCCAGTGCCAAGCCCTCAGCACCAGTCATCATGGATGGGAAGAGGCTGTccgaggatgaggaggatgaagatgagcaATTTGTCGTGGAGGAGGCGGTCCCTCCACCTTCAGATGCTCCTGGGATGGAGGTG gaGCCTGCACAAGAACTCAACAGTGAAGACAAACATG GTGGCCTTGTGAAAAAGATCCTTGAGACCAAGAAAGACTATGAATTGTCCCCATCCTCGCCCAAATCTAAAGAACTG AACGTGGTGTCTGAAGCAGCTCGGAAGAAGGAGCGGGACATCGTGACACGGGAGATAGAGCGGCTCCGCTCATCCATCCAGACGGTGTGCCGCAGCACGCTGCCTTTGGGTAAGATCATGGACTACATACAGGAGGACATGGACGCCATGCAGGCTGAACTGCACACCTGGCGGCGGGAGAACAAAGAGCACGTACAGGCCTTGCTGCAGGAGCAGAG AGCGACAGACAGAGCAGTGGAGCCTCTTAAGGTAGAACTAGCTGAGCTGGAGCAGCTGATCAAGGACCAGCAGGACAAGATTTGTGCTGTGAGGTCCAACATACTGAAGAATGAAGAGAAGATCCAGAAGATGGTGACTGGAATCAACTTCTCTTCCAGAACCTGa
- the LOC139292717 gene encoding anterior gradient protein 3-like codes for MLSSSLKGQEVMFRWVLFALLFGICASDGEKKRKTAKSKSLSRGWGNSISWAESYEEGLSKMVKSQKPLMVIHHQDDCPFSQALKKAFAAEKSIQKMAKEDFIMLNLLEETMDKNLATDGYYTPRIVFVDPSKTVRTDITGRYHNHLYAYEPGDMAHLAENMKKAKTLMHTEL; via the exons ATGCTGTCAAG TTCTCTCaaaggacaggaagtgatgtttCGCTGGGTCTTGTTTGCTTTGCTCTTTGGTATCTGTGCCAGTGacggagaaaagaaaagaaagacagcgaAGTCTAAGTCATTGTCGAGAG GATGGGGGAATAGTATTAGTTGGGCCGAAAGTTATGAAGAGGGCCTGTCAAAGATGGTCAAAAG TCAGAAGCCTCTGATGGTCATCCATCATCAAGACGACTGCCCGTTCAGTCAAG CGCTGAAGAAGGCATTTGCAGCTGAGAAGTCCATCCAGAAAATGGCCAAAGAGGATTTCATCATGCTCAACTTGCTG GAAGAGACTATGGACAAGAATTTGGCCACTGATGGCTACTACACTCCCAGAATCGTCTTTGTTG ATCCATCAAAGACTGTGCGCACAGACATTACAGGAAGGTACCACAACCACCTCTACGCCTACGAGCCTGGTGACATGGCACATT TGgcagaaaacatgaagaaagCCAAAACCTTGATGCACACTGAACTCTAA